TCTCCTGATTCCACTATTTTACCTTCCTCTATGAAAATTTTCTCTACAATTCCCCCTGTTTTAGCAGTGATGCTTGTCTCCATCTTCATAGCTTCTATAATAACTAATTTTTGATTTTCCTCTACTTTATCCCCTTGGCTGACAAGCAGCTTTATGATAGCTCCGGGGATACTGGCACCTATTTGTAATTCGTTGTCAGGATCTACCATTTTTCTATTTTCGCTTGATACAGAAGAAACCGACTGAGTCCTGTCTTTTATCCTTGTCTCTCTTCTATTACCGTTTACTTCGAATGTTACAGTTCTGTAACCGTCTTTGTCGAGCTTAGATATCTGAAGGAGTGTTACAACTAGTATTTTACCCTCTTTAAGACTGATTTCGCACGTTTCTCCTTCTGCAAGGCCGTGGAAGTATATATCGCTTCCCAATTTGCTGAAATCACCGTGTTCTTTTATGTATTTCAGGTAATCTTCAAATACAGATGGGTACAGAGCGTAGCTCAGTGCATCCTGCATAGTCGCATCTATTTTGTGTTTTGTTTTCAGGTATTCTTTAATTTTATCAAAATCTTCAGAAGGTAAAAGTTCACCCGGTCTGCACGTTATAGGTTCTTCACCTTTAAGGACTATTTTTTGAAGGTCTTTAGGGAATCCGCCTTCTGGCTGTCCCATCATACCTTTGAAGTAAGCAACTACTGAGTCAGGGAAAGCAAGATCTTTTCCTTTTTCAATAATATTCTCAGGAGTCAGGTTATTTTGAACCATAAATATAGCAAGATCGCTTACCATTTTTGATGATGGAGTTACTTTTATGATGTCTCCTACCAGCAGATTAACTTTCTTAAACATTTCCTTGATTTCGTCGAATCTGTGCCCAAGCCCAAAACTTTCGATTTGAGGTTTTAGATTTGAGTACTGTCCCCCAGGGATCTCATATTTGTAGATTTCTGTAGAACCGGATTTCAACCCAGATTCAAACTGAGCATACACAGGTCTTACGACATTCCAATAATTAGAGATCTGCTGAACATCATCAAGATTTATTTTAGTATCCCTTTCAGTATTTTCCAGGGCTGCAACTACAGAGTTTAGAGAAGGCTGGCTTGTGAGCCCGGACATAGCATCAAAAGCAGTATCTATGATGTCGACCCCTGCTTCAGCTGCCATTAGGACAGTTGCAACTCCATTTCCTGTAGTGTCATGTGTGTGCAGGTGGATAGGGATAGATATATTTTTTTTAAGTGCTTTTATAAGTTTTTCTGCTGCATATGGTTTTAGCAGGGCCGACATATCTTTGATTCCAAGGATATGTGCTCCCATAGCCTCTATTTCTTTTGCTTTTTCTATATAGTAGTCAAGGGTGTATTTGGTTTTTGATTTATCCAGGATATCTCCTGTATAACAGAGACATACTTCAGCAATTTTTCCGTTTTTAATAACTTCTCTCACAGGAACTTCCATCCCTTTAATCCAGTTTAAAGAATCAAATACTCTGAAAAGGTCAATACCGCTGTCAGAAGCTTCTTTTATGAATTCTTCAATTACGTTGTCAGGATAGTTTTTGTATCCCACTGCGTTGGATCCTCTGAGAAGCATTTGAAGAAGGATATTTGGAACTCTTTTTCTTATTTCTTTCAGTCTTTCCCAAGGAGATTCTTTTAAGAACCTGTATGAAACGTCAAAAGTAGCTCCTCCCCACATCCCGATTGAGAAAAGGTCTTTTCCAAGTATAGATGTATCCCTGGCTATTTTCAGCATATCGGTTGTTCTTACACGGGTAGCCATTAACGATTGATGGGCGTCCCTCATTGTTGTATCTGTAAGTAGCAGTTTGTTTTGGTTTTTAATCCACTCAACTACCCCTTCTGGACCTTTTTCTTCAAGAATTTGTTTTGTACCAGAAAGTTTTTCAGGTTTAGGAGCATTGGGTATGTGTGGTACGTCGAACTCTGTTTTAATACCACGGGTTTCATTTACAACTTTTTCAGCTATAAACTTAAGAAAATTTCCTTCGGAGTCTTTTTTTACAGAGATATCGAAAAGTTCCGGATGTTCAGGGATAAATGCTGTGGTAAAGTCACCCCTTGCAAATTTAGGG
This is a stretch of genomic DNA from Psychrilyobacter piezotolerans. It encodes these proteins:
- a CDS encoding pyruvate carboxylase produces the protein MNKRFKRVLIANRGEIAIRVIRACKELEIRTVAIYSEEDKTSLFRTKADESYQIGKGKGPVEAYLDIDEIIKLALKKGVDAIHPGYGFLSENPEFARKCAKAGIAFIGPTAEMMESLGDKIQSKLVSAKAGVPTIPGVDKPVGSEDEAIEFARSCGYPIMLKAAAGGGGRGMRIVREESELISSYRSAKNESKKAFGIDDMFIEKYVEQPKHIEVQILGDKYGNIFHLFERDCSIQRRHQKVIEITPALTLTEEKRQEICNDALKIANEVGYLNAGTLEFLVDKHGNHYFIEMNPRIQVEHTITEMVTGIDLVQSQILIAEGYALTSEEIGIPSQEAVQTRGYSIQCRVTTEDPVNNFAPDTGKIDIYRTGSGIGVRLDGGNGYAGAVISPYYDSLLVKVISHGNSFKDAIRKALRSIKEAKITGVKTNIDFLVNVLNHPKFARGDFTTAFIPEHPELFDISVKKDSEGNFLKFIAEKVVNETRGIKTEFDVPHIPNAPKPEKLSGTKQILEEKGPEGVVEWIKNQNKLLLTDTTMRDAHQSLMATRVRTTDMLKIARDTSILGKDLFSIGMWGGATFDVSYRFLKESPWERLKEIRKRVPNILLQMLLRGSNAVGYKNYPDNVIEEFIKEASDSGIDLFRVFDSLNWIKGMEVPVREVIKNGKIAEVCLCYTGDILDKSKTKYTLDYYIEKAKEIEAMGAHILGIKDMSALLKPYAAEKLIKALKKNISIPIHLHTHDTTGNGVATVLMAAEAGVDIIDTAFDAMSGLTSQPSLNSVVAALENTERDTKINLDDVQQISNYWNVVRPVYAQFESGLKSGSTEIYKYEIPGGQYSNLKPQIESFGLGHRFDEIKEMFKKVNLLVGDIIKVTPSSKMVSDLAIFMVQNNLTPENIIEKGKDLAFPDSVVAYFKGMMGQPEGGFPKDLQKIVLKGEEPITCRPGELLPSEDFDKIKEYLKTKHKIDATMQDALSYALYPSVFEDYLKYIKEHGDFSKLGSDIYFHGLAEGETCEISLKEGKILVVTLLQISKLDKDGYRTVTFEVNGNRRETRIKDRTQSVSSVSSENRKMVDPDNELQIGASIPGAIIKLLVSQGDKVEENQKLVIIEAMKMETSITAKTGGIVEKIFIEEGKIVESGELLIQLSK